From Rhopalosiphum padi isolate XX-2018 chromosome 2, ASM2088224v1, whole genome shotgun sequence:
atataataattttaaatcgaaataCCACATAAAGctgcttaatatatattattaccagtaatttatactatatttgtatttcaCTGCACTTCAATGAcagatttttttgttattttaatcataacatTATGAACAAAATACCTAGGcagatattagataatattatctttgcTGTATATACAGTTTCAACTGAGTACGAAAAAGTCAAATGTTGCGCAATCAAtaagattcaaaatattttaataattgtatcgtagatagaaaatactaatataaatatttggcgaaaatttcaagtatctataaTATTCATACTTAAAGAGCAAAAGccacattttaaaattcctcagatttttttattctatatttaagaatatttaagaaTCTCTCTTttatacagttaatattttagcAAATATTAGGTCCATGATAATGGGTTTGGAATAAAAATAGGGATATGGTATttgaatatgttaataatttatacatattaactaatcaatatttataattcataataatggttcaagtataataaatgctATAAATGCTAGATCTGATATTGGAACTTAAATCTTGGCAACTACGATTATTAGCTAtgggtttttgtttttttttattacggtaGGGTTGTGGAATACAAATGTTGTTGTATGTAGTACAGCGACTGTCCCGAGAGCTAGTAACGCCTAATCAGTGATTGTAGCCAAACAAATCTACACTATAtgtcttcattttttttaaataaaaacttaataatccttcaaattttaaattaggtaggtacatcaatattaaaaaaaaaattattcactaaataatattcagtAAAAAAGGAGAGTTGTCATTTGAACAACAAATGTTTGTATTACCACAGGGAACTCCTATagtacagtaaaaatatatctcaacattttaaaatatggtctttatgttaaaaatatgtacttgaaaattccaaaaatcagaatttttatGACTTTTTAATATAAGATGAAAAATTAAAGGTGAGCATGCTTAATGAATcatcttgtataataatattactaattttaatggttttacacataaattatattatgtgggcgtttttataatttaaaattaaatatatcgtatttatatagatatcttaattttttgtGTTAGTATGATAATAGAATAGTCATTAGTATGCatgtatgataaatgataagtattatgtatttgatGTCAGTCATCAGTGACTAGAGGTGCAGTTAGAATCATCTACATCAAATACATTCAATACATCcgagaaaaacaatttaataaagtatttaagtaaattttaaatcacttcATTAGAAAACTGAATATTATTCggatactttaaataaaatttttcatgCATGAATGtctttttagtttaataattcatGTTCTAAAAGTGAGTTTCTAAAAAGAGTAGGTAAATCAGGGccaaattttaaataggtaaatactaaataggataaaaataaattcaaaaatcgcATAAAAAACCTTATGATTAAACATATCTatcttattcaaaaaattatatttttaaaatataatttgttattataagttataacgtatagtttatttaaaatataatttgtataggtacctataataataactttcatTTTAGGATATTTTTCATCAAGTtgcaagtatttttttaattattgctaACCAGATAAAAAGCAcccaaaaataaaagtaacatattattatggtatgaaATCTAATTCtactaatatcaaatataagtaaattagtaaataatgaatagGATATCAATAAATACAACTATCACTTTACAAAACcttataattaatcatatttatctgattaaaaaaaatgcattttaatctgtaaataatttaatgtataataatacgaacTTCCATTTTAGGATATTTTTCATCAAGTggcaagtatatattatttagtcacTGCTCACCTAATGAAAAGCAcccaaaaataaaagtaatatatgttataatgtatacaattgtattaatataaaaaatataagtaaaaactgaataagataaatataaattcaaatatcacTTTACAAAACCTTATGATTTAACACATTATTTCTTACAAcaaatatccataaaaataacaatttaataatacaattcaaattatttttgcttATAGGTACGTAGTATTTACaagtttacaatattatcgtaataaaaaCTGTAGAACAACTTATtggtaatattaatttcttaaaatgtttgaaattaaacgttaaaatatgtgcagctataataattatttgtatatttcagTCATAAAAAAAGTACacaacataatttgttttatgttgATGAtcaatgcttataaaatatatatgaataataatgaataagtaatatgcataatataatataatatatttataacaactaaACTGCCGTCGGGGCCACCACACACGGACGATAAAAATTCTGGTCGTAAGGAATATGCACCACACAAACCTCTCTAGAACCGAATTTGTCGCCGTTTTTCAAACAAATTCGGATCTACAGGGTAGATGTAGAGCATCACTACACCGAAGACGGACGGTTTCCAAAACCACCGTGTGATGATGAAGATTGGTGGCCCTCTGTACAGTGACCACGCGACCAAGTGGTACTCTGAAACAATACGTAAAAACACAAAACGATGACTACATCATATGGAAGATaaggtgtaataaaaaaattaactaaaagtaAATACACACTATTTcggaaaaaagtaaaaaagcaacggctttatatataaatatttatgtacatattgtgTGCACGCGGATAGTATTCGCACAACAGCTATGTGTTGTCTGTCCGTGATTTCATCGCGTTAGTCATCGACAACGTCCCCTTTTTACACATGACCGCGATGTGTCAACGAACTCTCTCCCTTCACCCTGCATTACACACGCAAAATAAAAAGGGTCGCCGCGTACATGCAGAAGGGtccgcaatttttttttttaatctcgttttctcgtattattattttatttttctctttcacgtaacgacaacgacgacgacgacgacgacaattaCCACTCGCTTACTCTCTCTCGCAACGATAAATCGTTTAtagagaaataaaaacaaaaaacacgaCACGCgcgcaagtataatatattatatacgcgacaCACCCCTACGCCCCCGCACTCCTCTCCACCACTACCGAAAAGGGTGAATTGTGCGTTCGCGATCAATACTCGACGATGATGAGGAACGGAGGTGTTGTGAGGCGTTGGcgtcgacggcggcggcgtcggGCACGAGCGCCGCTGAATGCAAATTACTCAGCGCCGGGCGAGTGTACTCCCCTACCACCACCCAACACGATCCCGCCACCCGCCCATCTGTCATGACCAAGCCGCTGACCGCCCTAACTGCAGCCCTTCTCTCGCGACGCGCCTAATCTCCGTGAACGCACGCGATCCGTACGTTTTATACGTTTATTAACCGCCACCCGGTTTCcgttaagtataataagtagtcgaataaaaaaaatataaaaataaaatgataaataaaacccTCGCTTGTGTACATGGGTATtaaggcatatatatatatatatatttgtatattataactatatatacatacattatatatatatctattattataataaccatctGCACCCGATtcgtaaaattataacaatattgtgtatGTAATATCTAAATTCTatgatagtatattttatatttaatttgaataattttattttatgtatgtaagattatatatatattaagcgaAATATTCGTTTACAATTaagttaaaagataaaaaaattgaaaatgaaaatacaattttgagaaTATATTTCTTCTCacgtttaaatagtatataagtaataatgtgcaatatatattatttccaagaaaataaactatataagtaatagtgtacaatattatatataatatattatcataagaaaatataatagaaagttAAGttagtaaatgtatattaagaaaaaaaataaacgaataaacgaataaaaatattattgaaattattgaaacaaaataaaaagtttaaaaagtgTTCATGCTTACCATACAGTCGCGTAGTACGACCGGACAGTAGCAGCAGTGACGTCAGCAGGAGTGGAGTGTCCTGCTTGGTGAGTGAGTCATCACTGGTGGCGACAACAGCAGTGCGAGAGAGGACCAGCTCGTTGGCTGCCGCTGACCAGAATGAAGCGAGTGAACAGCGGTGTTGTCTGCCTAGAGTCTGTCGCCGAAGTATCGCACGTCGGGCGTTGGTTTTTCGGGGTAGCTCGGTGGTCCCGGCTCGTCGGGCTGTATCGATCGGGTCGGCGGCGCGCCCTTTTCTCAGACGCAGGACGTGCGTGGAGGTGGTACGATTTTCGATCGGTGCGCTGCCTGGTGGCCGCGCGTAGGGGTCACACGCAGACTCCCACCGTACACATCTTCCTGCGATCGGCGACCCTTCCGAAATCATCCCTCCGAATTTCACCCCGCCAAATAACCCTCGTCGACGCCGCGGTCTTTGCCGTATTTCGTCCACTACATACTTCGTCCTGCTCAGCTATAACCACCGCTGCTACCGGCTCAGCCGCCACGCACCGCCCGAACGCTCGGTCGCACACCCTTCTACCGGCACAATGCGCTGCTCGACCACTCCGCCGTTGTTATCATCTGACCCTCCTCGCGCGCGTATTTATGCAAAGCTCGTAAATTACTTCTTCTTCTTCTACCTCTCCTCCATTTCCTCCTCCCCTTACACTACCACTATACTTCTTCTCCTTCTCATCCTATTCCCTCCCTCCTCCTTCTCCTCTCGTCCATAGCTCCTACCTCTCTCAAGCCAACTGCTGCGTATATCCCATACTCGAACCCCTCGCGCACACGATCTGCTCTTTTCGACCCTCTTCCACTCGCTGCTGTAGCCGCTCCCCTAAACAGACACACACAAACTTtactatgtgtatataatgtttatatatatagttacacgGAGCTCTCGGCAACGACTACCATATAGATAGGTGGGTGGGTGGTAATGAAATTTGGTGTCGTTGTGGTGGTGGTCGGGTAGTAGTATTTTTGAGAGAGAGTTTCTCTCTGGGGTCGTCCTCATCCACGGTAACGGGTGCTAAAAAAAAGGgaaatttcatatatatatatatatatattatatgcacagtTTGCCtttgtgttttgttttttgtggGCTCGCTAATTGCCTTGATGTAATCAAGAACCTGAAAGCGACCTTTAATGCCACCGTGATGTACTCTACAGAGTTGGATAAGATcatctcgtatattattatattaaattatatttattatggtgTTTTTTCTCCTTCATACTTCTGTTCCTTATTCTGATGCTTTCTTCgagtatagtttaatatataattatacataaaagtgtatttagtgttatattttggttattttaaagACATacgatacaaatataaattagaagacaaacaaatttaatacttcAATATAGAATAATGCGAAACGACCATCAAGAAGAGGTTAATATTAGATTGATGATGGAGTTGACTCATgtggtatttaattatacaacatacgagtattattatGTGTGATATAAAGGCATTGAAGACGATTTCAAATTACAACTGTAATAGTGGAAAACCACAATTGATTGACGTGAAAATCGCAATCGAAGACCATTGTGCAACAAGAGAATCTCTTCAATATATGTGTTATGTATTaagatatatatgtaattatgtgAGTAATTGGTGGTTAAAATATTCCACATAGATATCCACtagttttaataactaatttaatatagttaagtacgtatgtaagtataataatataatataatatttatgtttatctacctacataatttatttattaaaaaaaaaataaaatgtttaatatacgaaataataacaatttttattttaaattctaaacgcagcaaattattttttattgcaataaGTCTTGTCAGTTaacacaattttgttttatgggttttttaaattcaaatttggatgaaattaaatatttaaattaagctaGAATAATGGATTTAGTTAttctactttaatttaaaaatatggttcgTGTGTACTTGAAACAATTTAACACgtgtattactttattttatgcatacaatgatatttttaaatttaatccaatataggtattatattactaatagtaaaataaactattcataAAATTTCTGTTGAAAAGTTACATTAATTTTGAAGTACAAATTTTTACGTCTTTGGATATTTACCcataaaaaacaatagttatttctaaaagatttttttttacgtaattaaaaacgaataattgtacataattgacattttcataaaatatttattgttaatata
This genomic window contains:
- the LOC132923215 gene encoding uncharacterized protein LOC132923215, whose protein sequence is MISEGSPIAGRCVRWESACDPYARPPGSAPIENRTTSTHVLRLRKGRAADPIDTARRAGTTELPRKTNARRAILRRQTLGRQHRCSLASFWSAAANELVLSRTAVVATSDDSLTKQDTPLLLTSLLLLSGRTTRLYEYHLVAWSLYRGPPIFIITRWFWKPSVFGVVMLYIYPVDPNLFEKRRQIRF